The following coding sequences are from one Anguilla anguilla isolate fAngAng1 chromosome 12, fAngAng1.pri, whole genome shotgun sequence window:
- the dharma gene encoding dharma, producing the protein MLYDYCRNDHFGYAPFNYYPLDFGQGSFQNGAGPQTQYVGLYPPTVNNPRKRNRMRTVFTETQAQKLEHLFGVTDYPAAEAREELAVKAGLSAETVRVWFKNRRARRRRQGIAKGRTLAHAKGAKRDSPGSNK; encoded by the exons ATGCTGTATGACTACTGCAGAAACGACCACTTCGGCTATGCGCCCTTCAACTACTATCCGTTAGACTTCGGCCAAGGAAGTTTCCAGAATGGAGCAG GACCACAGACTCAGTACGTAGGCTTATACCCACCAACAGTGAACAACCCGCGAAAACGGAATCGAATGCGCACTGTATTCACGGAGACCCAGGCACAGAAACTGGAACATCTCTTCGGCGTCACTGACTACCCGGCAGCTGAGGCACGGGAGGAACTAGCCGTGAAGGCTGGTCTGTCAGCGGAGACAGTCAGg GTGTGGTTCAAAAATCGTCGTGCGCGAAGGAGGAGACAGGGCATCGCTAAGGGCAGAACCTTAGCTCATGCTAAAGGTGCAAAACGAGATTCTCCGGGGAGCAACAAGTAG
- the si:ch211-137a8.2 gene encoding nesprin-2 isoform X2: MCDEEVTEGPEAQVGMDTYVESTTWHCAERHLPSSPYVHDNLHDWLSVGPLSQDGGTSVDRSIQLEEMWTLWREFMTAHSHFEDWLQLAEKSTASPNSSHVCYVTAKQELKKFETLRSESRARLAQLDALTQRQRVLTRRFGGPVARRSVGMVRECCQRWDLVSEAVDGICRQLKRSVSQREEFENQREEMAIWLADMNLRLTEVEHFSGKDNHEKMRQLQNFQDAVGENTVRLNRLLEWGEALVQESEPADAQDIEAGLQDLLLYCACVFEGVGQLHTRLLSMRLVFEEDWLLAPPPDSGCPSEIPQEDEDATERGSLSNLRGPQAPSGSDHLVLEWDPSVDVGGSVSFDDADSSYFSAITEESPSKHAKRRSYLSSDGSRSDMTMDGTPDMSTDGNAEHASPVSFAQTLAPGAKEEDNLHLSPQKTSTPGKHLPELATFDPERISTWLGHIPAIHERTPCSKAVQTGLAQKMPWLSPSFEECHTPCPPLSGDCEPLHVGTNCRGPPNPLPAEEKRCQRGALLEAEIDAEQRRSEGPLWRKGFGPWLQGAPRLAWLLRASVLLYALMALLLALFIWLLPGAHVPACRHGNTLNRSFHLLLRYVNGPPPT, encoded by the exons ATGTGCGATGAGGAGGTAACAGAGGGCCCAGAGGCCCAGGTTGGGATGGACACGTACGTGGAATCCACCACCTGGCATTGCGCCGAGCGCCATCTACCCAGTTCACCATATGTCCATGACAACCTCCATGACTGGCTGTCAGTGGGACCTTTGAGCCAAGATGGTGGCACTTCTGTGGATAGATCCATCCA GCTGGAGGAGATGTGGACGCTGTGGCGTGAATTCATGACGGCGCACTCCCATTTTGAGGATTGGCTGCAACTGGCAGAAAAGTCAACTGCTTCCCCAAACTCCTCCCATGTCTGTTATGTTACTGCCAAACAGGAGCTAAAGAAATTTGAG ACTCTGCGGTCCGAGAGCAGAGCCCGCCTGGCGCAGCTGGACGCCCTGACGCAGCGGCAGCGGGTCCTGACCCGCCGCTTTGGGGGCCCGGTGGCCAGGAGGTCGGTTGGCATGGTGCGGGAATGCTGCCAGCGCTGGGACCTGGTCAGCGAGGCAGTGGATGGCATCTGCCGTCAGCTAAAG CGCTCTGTGTCTCAGCGGGAGGAGTTTGAGAACCAGCGGGAGGAGATGGCGATCTGGCTGGCGGACATGAACCTGCGGCTTACGGAGGTGGAGCACTTCTCTGGGAAAGACAACCATGAGAAGATGCGGCAGCTGCag AACTTTCAGGATGCAGTGGGGGAAAACACGGTGCGGCTGAACAGGCTCCTGGAGTGGGGCGAGGCTCTCGTCCAGGAGAGTGAGCCGGCCGACGCCCAGGACATCGAGGCGGGCCTGCAGGACCTGCTGCTCTACTGTGCCTGCGTTTTCGAAGGGGTGGGCCAGCTCCACACCCGGCTTCTCAGCATGAGGCTG GTGTTTGAGGAGGACTGGTtattggccccgccccctgactCGGGATGCCCTTCTGAGATCCCACAGGAGGATGAAGACGCGACTGAGCGGGGCAGCCTGTCCAACCTGCGAGGCCCCCAGGCCCCATCCGGCTCAGACCACCTGGTCCTGGAATGGGACCCCTCTGTGGATGTAGGGGGGTCTGTTTCATTTGATGATGCTGACTCCTCATACTTCAGTGCCATAACAG AGGAGTCGCCATCCAAACATGCCAAGAGAAGGAGTTACCTGAGCTCCGATGGGTCCAGGTCAGATATGACCATGGACGGGACACCAGATATG AGCACAGACGGCAATGCGGAGCATGCAAGCCCCGTCTCATTTGCCCAGACCCTGGCCCCCG GTGCCAAAGAGGAAGATAATCTCCATCTGAGCCCCCAGAAGACCTCCACGCCCGGCAAACACCTACCTGAGCTTGCGACCTTTGACCCAGAGCGCATTAGCACCTGGCTCGGCCACATCCCAGCCATTCATGAGCGAACGCCCTGTTCCAAAGCCGTACAGACTGGGCTTGCTCAAAAG ATGCCATGGCTTAGCCCTAGCTTTGAGGAGTGTCATACGCCTTGCCCCCCCCTATCAGGGGACTGTGAGCCCCTCCATGTTGGAACAAACTGCAGAGGACCCCCAAACCCTCTG CCTGCTGAGGAGAAACGGTGCCAGCGGGGGGCCTTGTTGGAGGCCGAGATTGATGCTGAACAgcg GCGCAGTGAGGGGCCATTGTGGAGGAAAGGCTTTGGCCCCTGGCTGCAGGGGGCCCCGCGGCTCGCCTGGCTCCTCAGGGCCTCCGTCCTGCTCTACGCCCTAATGGCCCTGCTGCTCGCGCTCTTCATCTGGCTCCTGCCTGGCGCCCACGTCCCCGCCTGCCGCCACGGCAACACCCTCAACCGCTCCTTCCACCTCCTGCTGCGCTACGTCAATGGGCCCCCGCCCACATGA
- the si:ch211-137a8.2 gene encoding nesprin-2 isoform X1, with protein MCDEEVTEGPEAQVGMDTYVESTTWHCAERHLPSSPYVHDNLHDWLSVGPLSQDGGTSVDRSIQLEEMWTLWREFMTAHSHFEDWLQLAEKSTASPNSSHVCYVTAKQELKKFETLRSESRARLAQLDALTQRQRVLTRRFGGPVARRSVGMVRECCQRWDLVSEAVDGICRQLKRSVSQREEFENQREEMAIWLADMNLRLTEVEHFSGKDNHEKMRQLQNFQDAVGENTVRLNRLLEWGEALVQESEPADAQDIEAGLQDLLLYCACVFEGVGQLHTRLLSMRLVFEEDWLLAPPPDSGCPSEIPQEDEDATERGSLSNLRGPQAPSGSDHLVLEWDPSVDVGGSVSFDDADSSYFSAITGLHYTEESPSKHAKRRSYLSSDGSRSDMTMDGTPDMSTDGNAEHASPVSFAQTLAPGAKEEDNLHLSPQKTSTPGKHLPELATFDPERISTWLGHIPAIHERTPCSKAVQTGLAQKMPWLSPSFEECHTPCPPLSGDCEPLHVGTNCRGPPNPLPAEEKRCQRGALLEAEIDAEQRRSEGPLWRKGFGPWLQGAPRLAWLLRASVLLYALMALLLALFIWLLPGAHVPACRHGNTLNRSFHLLLRYVNGPPPT; from the exons ATGTGCGATGAGGAGGTAACAGAGGGCCCAGAGGCCCAGGTTGGGATGGACACGTACGTGGAATCCACCACCTGGCATTGCGCCGAGCGCCATCTACCCAGTTCACCATATGTCCATGACAACCTCCATGACTGGCTGTCAGTGGGACCTTTGAGCCAAGATGGTGGCACTTCTGTGGATAGATCCATCCA GCTGGAGGAGATGTGGACGCTGTGGCGTGAATTCATGACGGCGCACTCCCATTTTGAGGATTGGCTGCAACTGGCAGAAAAGTCAACTGCTTCCCCAAACTCCTCCCATGTCTGTTATGTTACTGCCAAACAGGAGCTAAAGAAATTTGAG ACTCTGCGGTCCGAGAGCAGAGCCCGCCTGGCGCAGCTGGACGCCCTGACGCAGCGGCAGCGGGTCCTGACCCGCCGCTTTGGGGGCCCGGTGGCCAGGAGGTCGGTTGGCATGGTGCGGGAATGCTGCCAGCGCTGGGACCTGGTCAGCGAGGCAGTGGATGGCATCTGCCGTCAGCTAAAG CGCTCTGTGTCTCAGCGGGAGGAGTTTGAGAACCAGCGGGAGGAGATGGCGATCTGGCTGGCGGACATGAACCTGCGGCTTACGGAGGTGGAGCACTTCTCTGGGAAAGACAACCATGAGAAGATGCGGCAGCTGCag AACTTTCAGGATGCAGTGGGGGAAAACACGGTGCGGCTGAACAGGCTCCTGGAGTGGGGCGAGGCTCTCGTCCAGGAGAGTGAGCCGGCCGACGCCCAGGACATCGAGGCGGGCCTGCAGGACCTGCTGCTCTACTGTGCCTGCGTTTTCGAAGGGGTGGGCCAGCTCCACACCCGGCTTCTCAGCATGAGGCTG GTGTTTGAGGAGGACTGGTtattggccccgccccctgactCGGGATGCCCTTCTGAGATCCCACAGGAGGATGAAGACGCGACTGAGCGGGGCAGCCTGTCCAACCTGCGAGGCCCCCAGGCCCCATCCGGCTCAGACCACCTGGTCCTGGAATGGGACCCCTCTGTGGATGTAGGGGGGTCTGTTTCATTTGATGATGCTGACTCCTCATACTTCAGTGCCATAACAG GGTTGCACTACACAGAGGAGTCGCCATCCAAACATGCCAAGAGAAGGAGTTACCTGAGCTCCGATGGGTCCAGGTCAGATATGACCATGGACGGGACACCAGATATG AGCACAGACGGCAATGCGGAGCATGCAAGCCCCGTCTCATTTGCCCAGACCCTGGCCCCCG GTGCCAAAGAGGAAGATAATCTCCATCTGAGCCCCCAGAAGACCTCCACGCCCGGCAAACACCTACCTGAGCTTGCGACCTTTGACCCAGAGCGCATTAGCACCTGGCTCGGCCACATCCCAGCCATTCATGAGCGAACGCCCTGTTCCAAAGCCGTACAGACTGGGCTTGCTCAAAAG ATGCCATGGCTTAGCCCTAGCTTTGAGGAGTGTCATACGCCTTGCCCCCCCCTATCAGGGGACTGTGAGCCCCTCCATGTTGGAACAAACTGCAGAGGACCCCCAAACCCTCTG CCTGCTGAGGAGAAACGGTGCCAGCGGGGGGCCTTGTTGGAGGCCGAGATTGATGCTGAACAgcg GCGCAGTGAGGGGCCATTGTGGAGGAAAGGCTTTGGCCCCTGGCTGCAGGGGGCCCCGCGGCTCGCCTGGCTCCTCAGGGCCTCCGTCCTGCTCTACGCCCTAATGGCCCTGCTGCTCGCGCTCTTCATCTGGCTCCTGCCTGGCGCCCACGTCCCCGCCTGCCGCCACGGCAACACCCTCAACCGCTCCTTCCACCTCCTGCTGCGCTACGTCAATGGGCCCCCGCCCACATGA